From the Martelella mediterranea DSM 17316 genome, one window contains:
- a CDS encoding NAD(P)-dependent oxidoreductase yields MTEITPTWAKAHMPRTARAVETLPDMTGVRLAMSMHLDMKMLPLVEGLASRGAALFVNTCNPATVRNEVVDAMRAAGARVDAYRNMPEEDWRAAIRAGLDWGPTHLSEMGADFTHMLLSEGMAMPPIKAGLEATGSGINRLQGALPPWPIFNWDDLPVKEGLHNRHMVGLTTWNAFFTRTLLSLHEKTVLVVGYGSVGQGLAASARAFGGQVMVAEIDPARLLQARYDGFIAGSVEALAPLADVIVTGTGGHNVVPFSAIQRLKDGCFLLNAGHRIDEIELAPLADLPKTKALPSVTTYRLASENCIHVFVDGAMANLVGGEGDSLNAFDMTLAVMAEGIGHMVGDGALAASGVHLLPRHVWERACPAAA; encoded by the coding sequence ATGACAGAAATCACGCCGACATGGGCAAAGGCCCATATGCCGCGCACCGCACGCGCGGTCGAAACCCTGCCGGATATGACCGGCGTCCGGCTGGCGATGAGCATGCATCTCGACATGAAGATGCTGCCGCTGGTGGAAGGGCTGGCAAGCCGCGGGGCGGCGCTGTTCGTGAACACCTGCAATCCGGCAACCGTGCGCAACGAGGTGGTCGACGCGATGCGCGCCGCCGGCGCGCGGGTCGATGCCTACAGGAACATGCCGGAGGAGGACTGGCGCGCGGCGATCCGGGCCGGGCTCGACTGGGGCCCGACTCACCTCAGCGAAATGGGCGCGGATTTCACCCATATGCTGCTCAGCGAAGGGATGGCAATGCCGCCGATCAAGGCCGGGCTGGAGGCCACGGGTTCCGGCATAAACCGGCTCCAGGGCGCGCTGCCGCCATGGCCGATCTTCAACTGGGACGATCTGCCGGTGAAGGAAGGGCTGCACAACCGCCATATGGTGGGGCTCACAACCTGGAACGCCTTCTTCACCCGCACGCTGTTGAGCCTGCATGAAAAAACCGTGCTGGTGGTCGGCTACGGCTCCGTCGGCCAGGGACTTGCCGCAAGCGCGCGCGCCTTCGGCGGACAGGTGATGGTTGCCGAAATAGACCCGGCGCGGCTGCTGCAGGCGCGTTATGACGGCTTTATCGCCGGATCGGTCGAGGCGCTTGCGCCGCTTGCCGATGTGATCGTCACCGGAACCGGCGGCCATAATGTCGTGCCGTTTTCCGCGATCCAGCGCCTGAAGGACGGCTGCTTCCTGCTAAATGCCGGCCATCGCATCGACGAGATCGAACTGGCGCCGCTCGCAGATCTGCCGAAAACCAAGGCGCTGCCCTCCGTCACGACCTATCGCCTCGCTTCAGAAAACTGCATCCATGTGTTCGTTGACGGCGCGATGGCCAACCTCGTTGGCGGCGAGGGCGACAGCCTCAACGCCTTCGACATGACGCTCGCGGTGATGGCCGAAGGCATCGGCCATATGGTCGGCGACGGGGCTCTCGCGGCAAGCGGGGTGCACCTGCTGCCGCGCCATGTCTGGGAACGC
- a CDS encoding GNAT family N-acetyltransferase has translation MQDLTKFSPRARPQPVVAEGASVIVEPYDGERHAVELWEGLGGAADAINDLLKYFPNGQFAEPSDFRAWLDAENASGSYVTRVFRAKETGRLVGMASYMRLDEKNGVIEVGAVAHGPAMQRSTMATEVHYLMARHIFDDLGYRRYEWKLNNENEKSHASARRLGFTYEGVFRNHMVAKGRNRDTAWYAMIDSEWPARKAAFEAFLAPENFTADGRQIRTLAEIREAGAHG, from the coding sequence ATGCAGGATCTGACGAAGTTTTCGCCGCGCGCGCGTCCGCAGCCGGTTGTCGCCGAAGGCGCGAGCGTGATTGTCGAGCCTTATGACGGAGAGCGCCACGCCGTTGAACTCTGGGAAGGGCTCGGCGGAGCGGCGGACGCAATCAACGATCTTCTCAAATATTTCCCGAACGGGCAGTTTGCGGAGCCTTCCGATTTCCGTGCCTGGCTCGACGCCGAAAACGCGTCGGGCAGCTATGTCACCCGCGTCTTCCGCGCGAAAGAAACCGGCAGGCTGGTTGGCATGGCGAGCTATATGCGGCTCGACGAGAAGAACGGCGTGATCGAGGTCGGCGCGGTGGCGCATGGGCCGGCGATGCAGCGCTCGACCATGGCGACCGAGGTCCATTACCTGATGGCGCGTCACATCTTCGACGATCTCGGCTACCGCCGCTATGAATGGAAGCTCAACAACGAAAACGAAAAGAGCCATGCCAGCGCGCGCCGGCTCGGCTTTACCTATGAGGGCGTGTTCCGCAACCACATGGTCGCCAAGGGCCGGAACCGCGACACCGCATGGTATGCGATGATCGACAGCGAATGGCCGGCGCGCAAGGCCGCGTTCGAGGCGTTTCTGGCGCCGGAAAATTTCACCGCCGACGGCAGGCAGATCCGCACGCTTGCCGAAATCAGGGAGGCTGGCGCGCATGGCTGA
- a CDS encoding 2-dehydro-3-deoxy-phosphogluconate aldolase, with amino-acid sequence MEAKTETLLKALTAQPVIPVMIVESVEHAVPLARALVEGGLKTLEITLRTDAALDAIKAMTDEIEGAVIGAGTILSARDYAAAEKAGAEFIVSPGINGDILDAADDSDVPLLPGTATASEVLSLREEGYRVMKFFPAEQAGGAPYLKALSSPIPDVMFCPTGGISLANAPDYLKLPNVICVGGSWVAPKDMVVRGDWDGIRKLAEEACATLKA; translated from the coding sequence ATGGAAGCGAAAACTGAAACCCTCCTCAAGGCGCTGACCGCGCAACCCGTCATTCCGGTGATGATCGTGGAATCCGTCGAACACGCCGTGCCTCTGGCGCGCGCGCTGGTGGAAGGCGGGCTCAAGACGCTGGAAATCACGCTGCGCACCGACGCCGCGCTCGACGCCATCAAGGCGATGACCGACGAGATCGAAGGGGCAGTTATCGGCGCCGGCACCATCCTCTCGGCGCGCGATTATGCCGCAGCCGAAAAGGCGGGCGCCGAGTTCATCGTCTCACCCGGCATCAACGGCGATATTCTCGATGCGGCGGACGACAGCGACGTGCCACTGCTGCCGGGTACGGCGACGGCCAGCGAAGTGCTGTCGCTGCGCGAGGAAGGCTACCGGGTGATGAAGTTCTTCCCCGCCGAACAGGCCGGCGGCGCGCCCTATCTGAAGGCGCTCTCCTCGCCGATCCCCGATGTCATGTTCTGCCCGACCGGCGGCATTTCGCTTGCCAATGCGCCCGATTACCTGAAGCTACCCAACGTCATCTGCGTCGGCGGCTCGTGGGTGGCCCCGAAGGACATGGTCGTCCGCGGCGATTGGGACGGCATCCGCAAACTCGCCGAAGAGGCCTGCGCGACGCTGAAGGCCTAG
- a CDS encoding CYTH domain-containing protein, with protein sequence MAKEIERKFLVDGDGWKDGAEKGVRLTQAYLMSGPQRSLRVRIFDGGRARLTMKFGGAALSRDEYEYDIPLADALELVGHAVGSVIDKTRYRLADAPYVWEIDVYHGDLSGLVVAEVELPDEAATPRLHDWLGREVTGDPRYLNQTLSETGRHPEEAD encoded by the coding sequence ATGGCAAAGGAAATCGAGCGCAAGTTTCTGGTCGATGGCGATGGCTGGAAGGATGGTGCGGAGAAAGGCGTCCGCCTGACCCAGGCCTATCTGATGAGCGGACCGCAGCGTTCTTTGCGGGTGCGCATCTTTGACGGCGGCCGCGCGCGGCTGACGATGAAGTTCGGCGGCGCCGCGCTGAGCCGCGATGAATATGAATATGACATCCCGCTTGCGGATGCGCTGGAACTTGTGGGTCACGCTGTGGGTTCCGTTATCGACAAGACCCGCTACCGCCTTGCGGACGCCCCATATGTCTGGGAAATCGATGTCTATCACGGCGATCTCTCAGGTCTGGTGGTGGCGGAGGTGGAACTGCCCGACGAGGCCGCGACGCCGCGGCTTCACGATTGGCTCGGCCGCGAGGTCACCGGTGACCCGCGCTATCTGAACCAGACGCTGTCGGAAACCGGCCGGCACCCTGAGGAGGCAGACTGA
- a CDS encoding CHAD domain-containing protein, which yields MAFSLDPDRPFDAAVRKVAVSQLEDAIRALKKQPNGIHEAVHDARKKFKRVRGLYRLVRPAAKDFAKAENARIRDLANSLSADRDAAALIECVRYLRLNAAEGKVDMALARLEAALIVRRDARAVSEDALQKKAKAAIGVCREAIAAVEDQDFGGKSPEKAIAKAWRKQLASAHVAVMAVRAEATDEHFHELRKEAQTYWMFCALVADIWPTALKAKRADAKALADLIGHEHDLSVMIALLEGPDAPALSDKTHRICREEAIAQRSRLRAKAVRDARKVFGEEVESDIVKTLWRERVKRGEG from the coding sequence ATGGCATTCTCGCTGGATCCCGATCGCCCCTTCGACGCCGCCGTCCGGAAAGTCGCCGTCTCCCAGCTCGAGGACGCGATCCGCGCCCTGAAGAAGCAGCCGAACGGCATCCACGAGGCGGTTCACGACGCCCGCAAGAAGTTCAAGCGGGTGCGCGGCCTCTACCGTCTGGTCCGCCCCGCCGCGAAGGATTTCGCGAAAGCCGAAAATGCCCGCATCCGCGATCTGGCGAATTCCCTGTCGGCCGACCGGGACGCCGCCGCGCTGATCGAGTGCGTCCGCTATCTCCGGCTGAATGCGGCCGAGGGAAAAGTCGACATGGCGCTCGCCCGGCTGGAGGCGGCGCTGATCGTCCGGCGCGATGCCAGGGCGGTGTCCGAGGACGCGCTGCAGAAAAAGGCAAAGGCGGCGATCGGCGTCTGCCGGGAGGCGATCGCGGCGGTCGAGGACCAGGATTTCGGCGGGAAGTCGCCGGAAAAGGCGATCGCGAAGGCCTGGCGCAAGCAGCTTGCCTCCGCCCATGTCGCGGTCATGGCGGTTCGCGCCGAGGCGACGGACGAGCATTTCCACGAGCTGCGCAAGGAGGCGCAGACCTACTGGATGTTCTGTGCGCTCGTCGCCGATATCTGGCCGACCGCGCTCAAGGCCAAGCGCGCCGACGCCAAGGCGCTTGCCGATCTCATCGGCCACGAACATGATCTCAGCGTGATGATCGCGCTGCTTGAGGGCCCGGACGCGCCGGCGCTTTCCGATAAGACCCACCGGATTTGCCGTGAGGAAGCGATCGCGCAAAGGTCGCGGCTGCGCGCCAAGGCGGTGAGGGATGCCCGCAAGGTGTTCGGCGAGGAGGTCGAGAGCGATATCGTCAAGACGCTGTGGCGCGAACGCGTGAAGCGCGGCGAGGGCTGA
- a CDS encoding rhodanese-related sulfurtransferase, with amino-acid sequence MSYLVAALYHFARFADYASFRAPLQAVADENGVKGTLLLAHEGINGTIAGSHEGIANVLAFIRARPELAGMEHKESHASKMPFNRMKVRLKKEIVTMGVDTIDPLKTVGTYVEPKDWNDLISDPDTIVIDTRNDYETAIGIFRGAVDPKTKTFREFPRWVAENQGLHNKPKIAMYCTGGIRCEKATAFMKEQGFDEVYHLKGGILKYLEDVPEEESLWDGACFVFDERVSVTHGLKEGEHELCHACRHPVTPEDKLSADYEEGVSCPHCADSYSETDRARFRERQHQITLAKARGERHLGA; translated from the coding sequence ATGTCCTATCTGGTCGCAGCTCTTTATCATTTTGCCCGCTTCGCCGATTATGCCTCGTTCCGCGCGCCGCTGCAGGCCGTCGCCGACGAGAACGGCGTCAAGGGCACGCTGCTTCTCGCCCATGAAGGCATCAACGGCACGATTGCAGGCTCCCATGAGGGCATCGCCAATGTGCTCGCCTTCATCCGCGCCCGGCCCGAGCTTGCCGGCATGGAGCACAAGGAAAGTCACGCCTCGAAAATGCCCTTCAACCGCATGAAGGTGCGGCTGAAGAAGGAAATCGTCACCATGGGCGTCGACACGATCGATCCCCTGAAGACGGTCGGCACCTATGTCGAGCCGAAGGACTGGAACGACCTGATTTCCGATCCGGACACGATCGTGATCGACACCCGCAATGATTACGAGACGGCGATCGGCATCTTCCGCGGTGCCGTCGACCCGAAGACGAAGACCTTCCGCGAGTTTCCGCGCTGGGTCGCCGAAAACCAGGGCCTCCACAACAAGCCGAAGATCGCGATGTACTGCACCGGCGGCATCCGCTGCGAAAAGGCAACCGCCTTCATGAAGGAGCAGGGCTTTGACGAGGTCTATCACCTCAAGGGCGGCATTCTGAAATATCTCGAGGACGTGCCGGAAGAGGAAAGCCTCTGGGACGGCGCCTGCTTCGTTTTCGACGAGCGCGTTTCCGTCACCCACGGCCTGAAGGAAGGCGAGCACGAACTCTGCCACGCCTGCCGCCACCCGGTGACGCCCGAGGACAAGCTTTCCGCCGACTACGAGGAAGGCGTTTCCTGCCCGCATTGCGCCGACAGCTATTCGGAGACCGACCGCGCCCGCTTCCGCGAACGTCAGCACCAGATCACACTGGCGAAAGCCCGCGGCGAGCGCCATCTCGGCGCGTAG
- a CDS encoding GNAT family N-acetyltransferase, which yields MSIIRKDLGQRPPARLKSKLSVVQPGKAVPDIRLEVRSGGEFSLYSQAPDHMEPAMDRLAETAIERNIFQTPAFLLPALGERHSLLRVALMEDGDGDDNLTALMTFSVRGNGSHLLAHAIGDIGYHAPLISRHRPMATLDQLFEALAGSLVNLPGIAVFPHLLADGAFMRFARAVAAARGLAFRVTHARRRRALSGPINPAGAALTPGEREAWQANLAKWEALNRRGKVGYHIARNPSETALMLDELSALTTTVAEDRSRFVALLPTAKKLGRNDQLRIHALYLAGEMIAAAVQPVTAGEAWIWQVFVRPDMEQEAVDEQLIMRLTEWNTRDANIAVTRAAPGVGPYLAERFWPVEEGYATLMVAIRPGMERAIDALAREHRD from the coding sequence ATGAGCATCATACGCAAGGACCTGGGCCAGCGCCCGCCGGCCCGCCTCAAATCCAAGCTTTCCGTCGTCCAGCCCGGCAAGGCGGTTCCCGATATCCGCCTCGAGGTCAGAAGCGGCGGCGAGTTCTCGCTCTATTCGCAGGCCCCCGACCATATGGAGCCGGCAATGGACCGGCTGGCGGAGACCGCGATCGAGCGCAACATCTTCCAGACCCCCGCCTTCCTACTGCCGGCGCTCGGCGAGCGCCATTCGCTGCTGAGGGTCGCGCTGATGGAGGATGGCGACGGCGATGACAATCTCACAGCGCTGATGACCTTTTCGGTGCGCGGCAACGGCTCGCATCTGCTTGCCCATGCGATCGGCGATATCGGCTATCACGCGCCGCTGATCTCGCGCCACCGGCCGATGGCAACACTCGATCAGCTTTTCGAGGCGCTTGCCGGTTCGCTCGTCAACCTGCCGGGCATTGCCGTGTTTCCGCATCTCCTGGCCGATGGCGCGTTCATGCGCTTCGCCCGCGCGGTGGCCGCCGCCCGCGGCCTTGCCTTCCGGGTCACCCATGCCCGCCGCAGGCGCGCGCTGTCAGGCCCGATCAATCCCGCAGGTGCAGCGCTCACGCCCGGCGAGCGCGAGGCGTGGCAGGCCAACCTCGCAAAGTGGGAAGCGCTGAATAGGCGTGGGAAGGTCGGCTATCACATCGCCCGCAATCCATCCGAAACCGCGCTGATGCTGGACGAGCTTTCAGCACTCACCACGACGGTCGCGGAAGACCGGTCCCGGTTTGTAGCACTGCTGCCCACGGCCAAGAAGCTTGGCCGCAACGACCAGCTTCGCATCCACGCGCTTTATCTCGCCGGCGAGATGATTGCCGCGGCGGTCCAGCCGGTCACGGCCGGCGAAGCATGGATCTGGCAGGTCTTCGTGCGGCCCGACATGGAACAGGAAGCTGTTGACGAGCAGTTGATCATGCGACTGACGGAATGGAACACCCGCGATGCCAATATCGCGGTCACTCGCGCGGCCCCGGGCGTCGGCCCATATCTGGCCGAGCGGTTCTGGCCGGTCGAGGAAGGCTATGCCACGCTGATGGTGGCGATCCGCCCCGGCATGGAACGCGCCATCGACGCCCTTGCCCGCGAACACCGGGACTGA
- a CDS encoding DUF2794 domain-containing protein — MADKPETQRGRAAANANVVELSQYRAGQKAEPLPVTFHRRELDAILWIYGRMVGEGEWRDYALDHLKDRAVFSVFKRAGEMPLYRIEKNPKLAARQGAFSVTNTAGMVLKRGHDLKQVLKVFDRNLKLVEK; from the coding sequence ATGGCTGACAAGCCGGAAACGCAACGCGGCCGGGCTGCCGCCAACGCCAATGTGGTGGAGCTCAGCCAATATCGCGCCGGCCAGAAGGCCGAGCCCCTGCCGGTCACCTTCCACCGGCGCGAACTGGACGCGATCCTCTGGATCTACGGCCGCATGGTGGGCGAGGGCGAGTGGCGCGACTATGCGCTGGATCACCTGAAGGACAGGGCGGTGTTCTCGGTGTTCAAGCGCGCCGGCGAGATGCCGCTCTACCGGATCGAGAAAAACCCCAAACTCGCCGCCCGGCAGGGCGCCTTCTCGGTCACCAATACGGCCGGCATGGTGCTCAAGCGCGGCCACGACCTGAAACAGGTGCTGAAGGTCTTCGACCGGAACCTGAAGCTGGTCGAAAAATAG
- a CDS encoding IS110 family transposase gives MVVLHHPPHICLGCDVAKDTIAVSCGGPATVIANRSRDIRRFLRNCEADLVICEPTGGYETVLIEECLRRGLAVHRADTRRLKAFIRSRGRVGKSDAIDAREMVAYGMERWASLSLWQAENPEEARLKALVRRRADLVAIRVAEQNRAMAPGGRELAVTFKAMLAAINRQIALLDKEIRMLMRSEAFAARASIAMAMTGIAETTAAALIATMPELGTLDRKKAAALAGLAPHPNESGNKIGYRRMRGGRPVMRTILFMPAMQAARGRGEFAAFYKRLVEAGKKPIVAIAAVMRKIVVTLNARFTEKVIQQS, from the coding sequence ATGGTCGTTTTGCATCACCCTCCGCACATCTGTCTTGGTTGCGACGTTGCAAAGGACACGATCGCCGTTTCCTGCGGCGGTCCGGCCACCGTCATCGCCAATCGCAGCAGGGATATTCGTCGCTTCCTGCGAAACTGCGAGGCAGATCTGGTCATCTGCGAACCCACCGGCGGGTATGAAACCGTCCTGATCGAAGAGTGCCTGCGGCGCGGCCTTGCCGTTCACCGGGCCGATACGCGCAGGCTCAAGGCCTTCATTCGTTCGCGTGGACGGGTCGGCAAGAGCGATGCGATCGATGCCCGGGAAATGGTCGCCTATGGCATGGAACGCTGGGCAAGCCTGTCCCTGTGGCAGGCTGAAAACCCTGAAGAGGCAAGGCTCAAGGCCCTTGTGCGCCGCCGCGCCGATCTGGTCGCCATCAGGGTCGCCGAGCAAAACCGCGCCATGGCGCCGGGCGGACGTGAACTTGCCGTCACCTTCAAGGCCATGCTCGCTGCCATCAATCGCCAGATCGCGCTGCTCGACAAGGAAATCCGCATGCTCATGCGCAGCGAAGCCTTTGCAGCCAGGGCCAGCATCGCAATGGCGATGACCGGCATCGCGGAGACAACCGCCGCCGCCCTGATCGCCACAATGCCCGAACTCGGGACGCTGGATCGAAAAAAGGCGGCGGCGCTGGCCGGCCTGGCGCCGCACCCAAACGAGAGCGGCAACAAGATCGGTTACCGGAGAATGCGCGGCGGCAGACCCGTCATGCGCACCATCCTGTTCATGCCGGCCATGCAGGCCGCCCGCGGAAGGGGCGAGTTCGCCGCCTTCTACAAGCGCCTTGTCGAAGCCGGCAAAAAGCCAATCGTCGCGATCGCAGCAGTCATGCGAAAAATCGTCGTGACCCTCAATGCAAGGTTCACAGAGAAAGTCATCCAACAGAGTTGA
- a CDS encoding S41 family peptidase, whose translation MIRRATLLLAGAALGAAATGILVSADIPARAAGDDSTYREMSLFGDVFERVRSQYVSPPDEQQMIQDAINGMLSGLDPHSSYMTAEESEEMRDQSKGEFGGLGIEVTMEDDVVKVVAPIDDTPASNAGVLAGDKIVEIDGESVRGLSLNDAVDRMRGEVGEPIDITILRDGVAKPIEMTIVRGIIPVQSVKWRVENDNIGYIRLTTFMNEKLDESLVEAIDEIKKEVPEDQLKGYILDLRLNPGGFLNQAVAVADTFLDEGEVVSTRGRNSSETRRFDAGPGDLTDGKPLVVLVNGGSASASEIVAGALQDLKRATLVGTRTFGKGSVQTIVPLGSEGSLRLTTALYYTPSGTSIQGTGISPDIVVEQVLPEDLEGLIRPEGESALRGHIQGDAETEEGSGSVAYVPRETEDDVQLKYAIDLLEGKVTDDAFPADPEKAVQELQAAKTPEPEKEMEDAH comes from the coding sequence ATGATACGTAGGGCAACGCTTCTGCTGGCAGGCGCCGCACTTGGCGCAGCGGCGACCGGCATTCTGGTTTCGGCCGATATACCGGCGCGCGCGGCCGGCGACGATTCGACCTACCGCGAAATGTCGCTGTTCGGCGACGTGTTCGAGCGGGTGCGCAGCCAGTATGTCTCGCCGCCCGACGAACAGCAGATGATACAGGATGCGATCAACGGCATGCTGAGCGGGCTCGACCCGCATTCGAGCTATATGACGGCGGAAGAATCCGAAGAGATGCGCGACCAGTCGAAGGGCGAATTCGGCGGGCTCGGCATCGAGGTGACGATGGAGGATGATGTCGTCAAGGTCGTCGCACCCATCGACGATACGCCCGCTTCCAATGCAGGCGTGCTGGCCGGCGACAAGATCGTCGAGATCGACGGCGAAAGCGTACGCGGCCTTTCGCTCAACGATGCGGTCGACCGCATGCGCGGCGAGGTCGGCGAACCGATCGACATCACCATTCTGCGCGACGGCGTTGCCAAGCCGATCGAGATGACGATCGTGCGCGGCATCATTCCGGTGCAGTCCGTCAAATGGCGCGTCGAAAACGACAATATCGGCTATATTCGCCTCACCACCTTCATGAACGAGAAGCTGGACGAAAGCCTGGTCGAGGCGATTGACGAGATCAAGAAGGAAGTGCCGGAAGACCAGCTCAAGGGCTATATTCTCGACCTCCGCCTCAACCCGGGCGGCTTCCTGAACCAGGCCGTCGCCGTGGCCGACACCTTCCTCGACGAAGGCGAAGTCGTCTCCACCCGCGGCCGCAATTCCAGCGAGACCCGCCGCTTCGATGCCGGTCCCGGCGATCTCACCGATGGCAAGCCGCTGGTGGTGCTCGTCAATGGCGGCTCCGCCTCGGCATCCGAGATCGTCGCCGGCGCGCTGCAAGACCTGAAGCGGGCGACGCTGGTCGGCACCCGTACATTCGGCAAGGGCTCGGTCCAGACCATCGTACCGCTGGGTTCCGAAGGCTCGCTGCGGCTGACGACGGCGCTCTATTACACGCCGTCGGGCACCTCGATCCAGGGCACCGGCATCAGCCCCGATATCGTTGTCGAGCAGGTGCTGCCGGAAGACCTCGAGGGACTGATCCGTCCGGAAGGCGAATCGGCGCTGCGCGGCCATATCCAAGGTGACGCGGAAACCGAAGAGGGCTCCGGCTCGGTTGCCTATGTGCCGCGCGAGACCGAGGACGACGTGCAGTTGAAATATGCGATCGACCTCTTGGAAGGCAAGGTCACCGACGACGCCTTCCCCGCCGATCCGGAGAAGGCCGTCCAGGAGCTGCAGGCCGCCAAGACGCCTGAGCCCGAAAAGGAAATGGAAGACGCCCACTGA
- a CDS encoding murein hydrolase activator EnvC family protein, with protein MAATRSSRILLACGIAAWALPAIAFTQEPTAGSTELVDKLSNERSEKAVELDQIENSIALSKEKIASLEAEIDALSGDTASLKEALVASAERRRGLEEQIAAAETRLGELSDEEDRLKTSLNAERDVLADVLAALQRMGRDPPPALLVAPGDALDSVRSAILLNGVVPEMRARMETVLADLTSLRAVKAEQQQARDGLAGDLDSLAEESRRMDLLIAENEKSRETSAEQLEAERRQAELLAARATDLNGLIESLETDITSARNAALLARQEAEKRRQMTEAQQIEARQRALSSTPDKNRITPAYPFSDLKGRLILPVSGEILRRYGDPDGTGHRATGITIAARPGALVSAPADATVVYAGRFRSYGEMVILNVGDGYHIVMTGMDDLKVRQGDFIFSGEPLAEMGTRRIASAATMALETDRPTLYIEFRHNGKPVDSQPWWVDNIDGKARNDT; from the coding sequence ATGGCGGCAACCAGATCATCGCGGATCCTCCTCGCCTGCGGCATTGCCGCCTGGGCCTTGCCCGCGATCGCCTTCACGCAGGAGCCGACGGCCGGATCGACCGAGCTCGTCGACAAGCTTTCAAACGAACGCTCCGAAAAGGCAGTCGAGCTCGACCAGATCGAAAACTCGATCGCGCTTTCCAAGGAAAAGATCGCCTCGCTTGAGGCCGAGATCGATGCGCTTTCCGGCGATACGGCAAGCCTGAAGGAGGCGCTCGTGGCCTCGGCCGAGCGCCGGCGCGGGCTGGAGGAACAGATCGCCGCCGCCGAAACCCGGCTTGGCGAACTCTCCGATGAGGAAGACCGGCTGAAGACCTCGCTCAATGCCGAGCGCGACGTGCTGGCCGATGTGCTGGCAGCACTTCAGCGCATGGGCCGCGATCCGCCGCCGGCCCTTCTGGTCGCCCCCGGCGATGCGCTCGATTCCGTCAGAAGCGCGATCCTGCTGAACGGCGTGGTGCCGGAGATGCGGGCCAGAATGGAAACCGTGCTTGCCGACCTGACATCGCTGCGGGCGGTCAAGGCCGAACAGCAGCAGGCCCGTGACGGGCTTGCCGGCGATCTCGACAGCCTTGCCGAGGAAAGCCGGCGCATGGACCTGCTGATCGCCGAAAACGAGAAGTCGCGGGAAACCAGCGCGGAGCAGCTCGAAGCCGAGCGCCGCCAGGCCGAACTGCTGGCCGCGCGCGCGACCGATCTTAACGGCCTGATCGAAAGCCTCGAAACCGACATCACCTCCGCGCGCAACGCCGCCCTTCTGGCGCGTCAGGAGGCCGAGAAACGCCGGCAGATGACCGAGGCGCAGCAGATCGAGGCGCGTCAGCGCGCGCTTTCGTCAACGCCCGATAAAAACCGCATTACGCCTGCATATCCATTCTCTGACCTCAAGGGCCGTCTGATCCTGCCTGTTTCGGGCGAAATCCTGCGCCGATACGGCGATCCGGACGGAACGGGGCACAGGGCGACCGGAATCACCATTGCCGCGCGGCCCGGCGCGCTCGTCAGCGCCCCCGCCGACGCGACGGTGGTTTACGCCGGGCGTTTCAGAAGTTACGGAGAGATGGTCATCCTCAATGTCGGCGACGGCTACCATATCGTCATGACCGGCATGGATGACCTCAAGGTTCGCCAGGGCGATTTCATATTCTCCGGCGAGCCGCTGGCCGAGATGGGCACGAGACGGATCGCGAGCGCCGCGACAATGGCGCTGGAAACGGACAGGCCGACGCTCTACATTGAGTTCCGACACAATGGGAAGCCGGTCGATTCTCAACCCTGGTGGGTGGACAATATTGATGGAAAGGCACGCAATGATACGTAG
- the rlmH gene encoding 23S rRNA (pseudouridine(1915)-N(3))-methyltransferase RlmH: protein MQIGIFAVGRLKSGPEKELVARYLDRLKKTGKAQGLDFSKVIEVNESRAGNAATRKREEAAALEAAISPETVLVLLDETGKSFDSVGFAGQIEKYRDAGKREMMFAIGGADGLDPALAERADLTINFGAMTWPHQIVRILLAEQLYRAVTLLSGHPYHRA, encoded by the coding sequence ATGCAGATCGGCATTTTCGCGGTCGGCCGCCTGAAATCCGGCCCGGAGAAAGAGCTCGTCGCCCGCTATCTTGACCGGTTGAAGAAGACCGGCAAGGCGCAGGGGCTCGATTTTTCCAAAGTCATCGAGGTCAATGAAAGCCGCGCCGGCAACGCCGCCACCCGCAAGCGCGAGGAGGCGGCAGCACTTGAGGCCGCGATCTCGCCCGAAACCGTGCTGGTGCTGCTTGATGAAACCGGCAAGTCCTTCGATAGCGTCGGTTTTGCCGGTCAGATCGAAAAATATCGCGACGCCGGCAAGCGCGAGATGATGTTCGCGATCGGCGGCGCCGACGGGCTCGATCCGGCGCTTGCCGAACGCGCCGATCTGACGATCAATTTCGGCGCGATGACATGGCCGCACCAGATCGTGCGCATATTGCTGGCCGAACAGCTCTACCGCGCCGTGACCCTTCTATCGGGCCATCCCTATCACCGCGCCTGA